A region from the Fusarium musae strain F31 chromosome 1, whole genome shotgun sequence genome encodes:
- a CDS encoding hypothetical protein (EggNog:ENOG41) encodes MSFRAPIRRIALARPALAARGFHSTPRAFVRVGQEIPNLDVLLEDSPGNKVNLAEEFKSANGYIVGVPAAFSGTCSSKHIPSYINHPKLKQAGQVFVVSVNDPFVMKAWSEQLDPAKQTGIRFLGDPTGEFTKALDLGFEAYEVFGGMRGKRYALKVEDGKVSKAYVEPDNTGSAVSMAEQVLD; translated from the exons ATGTCCTTCAGAGCTCCTATCCGACGTATCGCCCTCGCCAGGCCTGCTTTGGCTGCGCGAGGCTTCCACTCTACCCCTCGTGCTTTTGTCCGCGTTGGTCAAGAGATTCCTAACCTTGACGTCCTTCTGGAGGACTCGCCCGGTAACAAGGTCAATCTCGCGGAGGAGTTCAAGTCCGCCAATGGATACATCGTTGGCGTTCCTGCTGCCTTCTCCGGAACGTGCTCCAGCAAGCACATTCCCTCTTACATCAACCACCCCAAGCTCAAGCAGGCTGGCCAGGTCTTTGTTGTATCCGTCAATGATCCGTTTGT CATGAAGGCTTGGAGTGAGCAGCTCGACCCCGCCAAGCAGACCGGT ATCCGATTCCTTGGCGACCCTACTGGTGAGTTCACTAAGGCTCTAGACCTTGGCTTCGAGGCATACGAGGTATTTGGCGGTATGCGAGGAAAGCGATATGCCCTCAAGGTGGAGGATGGCAAGGTCAGCAAGGCATACGTGGAGCCTGACAATACTGGAAGCGCTG TCTCCATGGCGGAGCAAGTGCTCGACTAG